AGCCTCGTTGTAAGCGGCATTAAACTCTGAACAATTTTTGTTGATGTTTCTCCATTTTGAGGACAATTGGTCGTCGCCTCTATACCACCCGTGCTTATTGTTATTAAATTTCTTATAAATCGAACCCCACAACGATTCATACTTTTGTGAATTTCCCTTTCAGGAATCTTGAGACGAATCGATCCAACATTGCGTCAACCACTCTTCTTCTTGGGTGGTCCATGCTATGCATTCTTTTTGAATCGGAACTTGATCGACAACTACAGTTATATAAGAAAAAActgaattataaaaatatatatccgaaaatatgtacatatatatttatatatatatccgaAATTATCTATATACTTATGTAAAAAAGAGTGTGTTAAAGCATACTTGTCAACATGAGAGTAATTATAGGGAATGATGACAAGTGGATTTTACACATGTCAATTCCTCAAATTTTCTAATTACAATTAAtctataattaacaaataaataaataaaaaacattaACTGAAAAGAGGATTAATAAAATAAaccgaataaaataaataaatataaatattgaatatatagatTAAAAAAGGAACGTGTATACCTAAGAGTTTGTCAAACAAAAACTTATCTCACTTTTACCATAACTATGTAAGTTAGTTTTTACCTCACTTTTTCTTAGTGTTTGTTTTTGTTATCAGTATGTAGTTATCGAAAACAGCAGGTCGATATAAAACCGTTTTTTGAGCAGTCGTGCatcgcacgggctcaaaacctagtatatatatatatatatatatatatatatatatatatatataaccgaaaCATGTAAAAAAAATTATACCTTGTTTTTTTATGTTTTCGTTGTTTCCTTGCTTGCGATTTCCGGAACCGTATCATCTTGCGTTTCCGCAACCGTTTCGGGACGAGGAGTTTTCGGACGCAGAGTTTCCGGTCGCGGAGTAAACGGAGTATTTGGAGTTTGGAAATTGCGCGCTTGTTCATACAATGCGTTTTGTTGCAGCCAAAGTTGATGTTGTTCTTCGGGTGTTAATGCACGATGTTTGGGAAGAACAATATGAATTTGTTGTAGATGGCTCGGGTTAAATGAACCCGAACCTAAAAAAGATCCGTACCTTATCAAATCGGTGTACGAAACATATTCGTTTGTAAAAGGTGGTTTCTTGTGATGCTGCGTTATGGGCGTCAGAAGGCTTCAGCGAGTCTGACGGAACCCCTCTGACGCCGCGTTAAAAATGGTCTAATAACCCATTTCCTACCTGATCATAGTGACTACAACTTTCCTCTACAACCACATATCATCACAACTAGATATCAATGGTCTATCATCACAACTAGATGTCAATGGTCACCCGATTCAGTAGATATCAATCTGATCCACCCGATGGATATATGGATAATTTAAATGAATAtgaatacggatatggatgaacctaaataagtgtttttttttttttaacaaatagtATTATATCATCGACAAAGATTACACGTTCTTGTAGAtgaattttaaaagtcatgttatatTTTTATTGTCATATTATGTTTTTGTTTTAATTACATATACCAtgatatcatgatatcatgatgaaaTATTATAACATCTTTTTAACATCCAATAGATATCTATTAACCCGCTTAATCTATTAAATATGAATGAATGAATTGAAATTAAATGATATGAGTATATATAACCAAGAATTAAATGAAAATGAATATGAATACGgcatcatccgatccatatccgattcATTGTCATCTCTAATGACAACCCTCACACCCCATAACTAATGGTCTAAGATTGAGTAATAATTCTAAAGGGGGGTTAGCGTTCTTTGACACTTTGATCTTCTACGACTAATTAGGACATCCCAAGTATAGGCTATCCTTCTGCTGCGTACAGTCAGAATTTTGTTGATCTTTGAGTTTATATTAGCACTTTTGATCAACCAAAACGTGGCACCAAAACTTAATCTCAACAATTTCTTAACTTCGCGGAGACACATTTTGTATGGCATCAAATGCAATATAAAACGATGGCTGGTCAAGCTAACAACAATTTCATTTCATGTATTTTCAATTGGCGGCTGAATTCTTTCTTGTTTAAATTCGGTAGGCAGGTCAGAAGTTATTAATTACTAATCGGCTGCAGTCGTGACTGAATTTTGAATTCCATTGCATTTTTTAAACGTACGATACAATACAATAATTACAAAAAGTCACTTAAGCTATGCAGAATTAATTTTACTCGATGAAAAGGTCACCTAACATTGGAGACAATTGGAAAACTTTACACTCGTATTATTATCAACTATTCTCTGCCACAATTCTGTGTGTCACAAAAATGTCAGTAGACTTCTAAAAACCATCTTTAACTTTGGAGAAAATTGATAACTTACCCACAAAACTATATTAATACGCTTATATCTATATAAATCCGTTATAAAACATGCTAAACAGATGAAAGACCAAAAAACTACCTTAAGACTGTTTCCATCAGATATGCGTCTATACAAATATAAAGGCTTAGATTAGATGTGGAGACTTGCGCCATACTTTTTGCTCACAGTCATCTGTTGATCCATTAAGAAAATAAATTACTGAACTAGCTAGAGCAAATagaaatgttttaataataataataataataataattctgattcTAATGTCTAATTCTAATAGTGGTTTATGACATGAACTTCAACTCCATACCTGAAGTTGTCCAATGGTTGTGTTGTACACTTGTAAGAAAAGCTTAGACTTGACACTCAACCTGGTACCAAAAACAATGGATTTCAATTTCAATTCCAATTCCAATTCCaataaaatgaaaaagaaagaaagaaagaaagaaagaaagaaagaaagaaagaaagaaaataaaaacaGTAACAGCATGCAACTGTATAGTTGAGACAACAAACAACCTTCTCAAAAGACGAAAACAAGTGTGTATCTCCTCAAGGTCTGATTCTAGTTTTAGTTGTATGTATTGTTTGAAAAGGTCACATAAGAAATTAATAATGGTATCGTCATGAGCAGAAGAAGAAGATTCGGCAGTAGTGGTTCCACCGATAGATATCTCTGGTGCAGAAACAGCTTTAAGTAAGACCCAGGATAAATCACAGGAGGTTGAGCGTCCTCTCTTTTCTAACCCACTATTATTATATGTGTCTGAAAGAAATCTCAATATCTGTGAACCGCTGAATTTGAACTTGTTCACCCACTCTGGTGGCCTTCCTATCCAAAGATGGTTGCttgaactatcatcatcatcatccattggTTCAGACTCAACTTGAACATGATTCAATCtctgaggaggaggaggaggagtttGTAGGTTGGTCGTGTGTGCAGGAACAAGGAGGCCACCAAGTATGTCATCCCTTATTTCTTCAGGGAGTTGCTCTAAGACTGATGCATCTATTTGACTCAAAGATGATGGCATTACTCCAACATTATCTTGCATTCCTCCTGCTCCAGGAAATATGGATGAAGTGccaacaacaccaccaccactactTTCAGACTTATTATGCTTTTTTGACATGAAGGTCTTGAGTTTTCCACCGTATAAATCATTTATTTCAGAAAGAATGTCAGCAGGAAGGCTCTCAAGAACGTCTGAATCAAGATCACTCAAGGGTGGGACTGGAACAGGGACATCTGAATTGTGACTCGTTTCCCGATTCGACAAAGTAGCACCGACAGTTGAATTTTTTCTTGATGACTCATGGATATCACTAATCTGCTCCACCTTTGTATCTACAAAATGCATATTTTTAACAGAGTTGTTATGGTATAACAATATAGGGTGCAGAAAAAAAAGATGAATTCTAGTGTGTAGACTACTATAGGAACCTAACTGAAACAAGATATCTTACTACATCATTTATTAAAGTTACTACATCATTTATTAAAGTGGCTGTATAATAACAAGCAAATCAATATAAAATGAGATGCATACTAAAGGTTAAAGGCTACATATACAAATTCACGTGAAACATTTAAACTATAATATTCATTAACAGGTTCACAAGCAAATGAAAAGTACCTTCATTATCCTTCTCTCTAAACGATGAGGATACAAGCCAAGAGCGAATAGAGCTCCTTTCATTCCCTACATAACCACCACATGATACGAAAGACAAAGCTGAGTTTAACTGattgaaaaaacaccgtaaaatcgcaAGTAAAACACATATTTTCAAGAAAGTAAAATTTTGAATTGGGTACGTACAAACCATTGGGCATTCTTAAATAGTCTATTAGAGTACTAGTTTACCAAAAAGTTAATTCTCAGTTACAGATGAGATGCTAGAGGAGAGATACCTGGCTTGATATTGTCTGCATTTTCAAGCTTTGTAACATGCAGGCCAACTCCTCGTATCTCTCTAACATCTACAAGAGTTGATATATATCAATCAAAGTTATCCCTCCACCCAAAAAAAGTTACAAGTATAATAAAACACAGATAGCCATGCTGTTTTACCGATATGAAACTGATTGAAGATCTGTTTAGTTATCCTTTGAAGAACATCAACATCATCAGTAGCCATCGGAACCTGATGATGCATCATTTTCTCAAATCAGAATAAGAAGGCTAAACATTCAAAAGATGAGATCAATGAGTAGCTACCGTCAATGAGTGACTGAGATTGTCACAATCCCCACAGCCCATGTACTTTACTGGCTCTTCATCACTCTTTCTCCTTTTAACCTACATTCACATGTTCATAAGCGCCACAGTTCTTTAATAAACTCAAGATACAAGTGTTACTTAAAGCCTTAGAGAATCAAACCTTAAGTGTGAATGTCCGTCCTCTTAAACCACATCCATGGAGACGAAAAGAGACCTCCTTGCAAAGGTTCAAAAGAAAAGCTTGGCACTGGAATCATAAATGTAATTAGAAATTATCTGACTATCTTTTATTACTACATCCACAAAAATCAAATAAGCCTTTTGCCTTTTAGTTTTTCACAAAGTTAAATCAGATTTTGGTTTTCACAAACTTTGAATTAATACATTGATCTTTTGTTCAAAACCCATTAATAGAATTTTAACTTCTTACTACTTTTTCTTCTTGTAATATAACTTCACAACCAAAGAGCCATTGGACTAACAATATCGTGATGCCCTTTCAACTATGAGGTTGGGGGTCCCGGGATGAACAAATATGTATATAGTCGTCATAAGTAGTGGGGTGTGTGAGTATTTGCCTTTCTATATAAGTATAAAATTAagaaataattataataactttctTCAAAGAATATTGTCAGAAAATTCTGAAATTCCACACATGATTGCTCTTATCATGTATttattaaattaaactttaatTTTAAAGAAGGGTACTAACATCTTTCAAGTCTTTAAACCTGACACCCCAATTTAAATCAGCACCTACAGACTTGGTTTCCTGCAAAAATAAATGAGTACAATAACACCACGGAATATGCATATCAGTAATTATAAACATTTATGAACATGCATAAAAATGAAAATGCTTAGGTTTTACATAAGAATGAAAAAGACAGCTCATTGGCCGGAAGAATGAGACATGCATCATTAACATGTCAAGCTTCACAGCAACTATTTATTTCAAATCtatttaaaagaaaaaatataaatgaaCTTGATAAAAGAAGAACCACGATTAATTGTCATACCTGCATCATGCCAACAAGACGGTTATCTACCCCCCTACAATAATTCCATAACATGTCACCAGTTTTCAGCCCAAAATCCTTTTGAAGAGATTCCTGAAACATGCAGTAAATGAAACAACAATAAAAATTACATCCAAGCTACAGTTTGTCTAAACAACAACAAATTACATTATGTGTATATTAAAACTGGTAGCTATTAACAAAATATTTTCACATATGAAGTCAAATCATTGAGCATAAAAACCTTGGAAATCATACGTAACTCTCCGCAAGTTCTAACATGTCTCCCCTTCAATTTCTCCTCTAAAGCACGACCAATACCTGGAAGTTCCTTAATCGGAAGTTGGTATAGAAAATCGTTCACctgaattaaccacattacaagtAACCCATAAAAAATTGTTGGTATCCCATTATAAACACATGTAGACCATGTCAAATGACATATCAATCAATCAATCATAAACAAATTCTTCTTTGAATACAGTACCCAGACATAATCAAGCAACTTCATTTTTACCCTTGTGATCCACTCATTAAACACTAATGCATAACACATCCAAAGATGATCAAGAAAGATCATGAGACAGACCTTTTCAGGAGGAAGGTAGCACTGACCATCTGGCTTGGCACTTGTTGTAGCTAGTCGAGCCAGAAGCATATTGCTAGAAATTCCTACACTTGCAGTACACCCTGTCGTATCTGATATCTCCTTTCGTATCTGTGAAGCTAATACCTCAGGATCATCCACCTCTATATCTGTAATATCTAAAAATGCTTCATCACAACTCATAGCCTGCACTCTTTTGCAGTGCCGATGCAATATGCTATAAAATTCATCAGCTACCTGATATACATTTCCAGTTAGTTAGGGTACTAAAAAAGAAACCACGCCTAttctatctttatatcattagtcATACCTCCTCGTAAGCTTCGAAGTTATAAGGAACGATAACAAGGTGTGGACAAAGTGCTTTGGCATCTCTAACAAAAATCCCGGCCCTTACTCCTACAAAATACACAAGATACGGCCTCATCAAAGCTGGCAAATTACATAAGACTGACAAAAGAATAGTGTATCAGCTTATAGTCTAACCATGACGTCGAGCAGGGTAATTGGCTGATGAAATTTCGGAAGTACCACGAGGATTATCAGAATGGCAAACTGCAACTGGTTTATCCCACAATTCAGGGCGGTTCCTGATAACAACTGACACAAAAAAACTATCCTGAAAAATAAAACGTCCTCATCAGTAATAATAAAAGGTTAAACATCACGAAAAATGGCGCTAGCATATAGCTACAACAAACAAGCACTTTGCAGTTAATTTCTGTATAAATGGTGGATGGAGCAACACATAAAGAAAAAACTGAAATTACCATGTCAATATGTAAAATTGTATTTCTCTGACATGTAGATAAAGCACCAACAGAGCTTGAAGGTCTAAACCCATCAGATGAACTGGGAAATCGTTTGCGGTACCGATTTCTCCAAGTACCTATGAAATGCAATCTAGAGTTCTGCGAAACGAACATGCAATAAGCAAGAATTAGCATTATATGCAACTGAAATGGTCAGCACTATATCACCGTCCTCACCTTGAAGTAATTCTCTACAAAATTTGGGTCAAAAGAACCCTTGTTGGAAGAAACTGGAACCATCGATAACGATTCTGTATTATTAGGAGTATTTGAGCAACAACTGCGTGCAGATGCAGAAGTTTCGCCAGGACTACACTTGGATTGCATTTCTGCCATGACCTCGTTTAATTCAGCAACTTCCAGTTCACAATCATCATTGCAGGTTGGTTCCTCAACCTTTGATTCATTGCAACTATGACTCACAAAGCATTCAGATTCTTGATTAGGTTGTTGCTTCATATCTTCTGCAGAGTCATTAACCTCATGAATATTCATATCTGCAACATCAGCCGAAATTGGGTTGCTTCTCAAACCTAGGAATGCGACCAACTTCGGCTGCTTATTAGTTTCACTAGCTAGCTGATCAAGTTGGTAAGGTTCCCCTACACACACAAAATTGATAAAGTAACAGTTGGTGAATTATTATAAGTAATTTAGAACGATTTATAGTAACGAGCAGAACTTACAGTTCAATAACTTATTAGCCACAACAGAGTCCAATACCCAAGTAGGTTTCACTACCGGGAGGCCACGACTGAAGGCCCTGAAAAATATATCGCCAACAGTTAAAATCGGTTGTTTTAAAAAACTGAAAAGGCTACACAACAAGCCTCAAACGAAAAATGAAGAGACCTGAAATTCTTGAGCTTGCTGCTGGGAAGATTACTACAAATGATATGGGTAACAAGCTGCCTAGAAAAGTAATTTTCAAACCGTCCACCATGTTTCAACATGTAACTGCGCAACTCCTGAAAATAATTCACCAATTACCATAATCACACAAAACAGTCACCGAAAGATAAAATAACAGTGTATTACAGGAAGCACAATAAAAAATCAAACTAATGACTACAGTACTAAATTACCAAAAATAATGAAAACCTGACTAGAAGGAACGGTATATCCATCAACAAAAATAGAAACACCATCAAATACACCATGAGATGAGGTGGAAGCCTCGGCTTCAAACTGTTGATGTAGTTTCCTATTCTTCACTGacatataactaaataaatatacAAACCAAAATTCCATCATTTTTGTAAtactttaatttatttatttatatttatgaccTAGTTTTAcagtaataaaataaaaattttttttttttttaaataggaaGAAAAAAAAACCTGCCGACATCGTTGAATGGTGAAGAGCGAAACGATGATCGAGAGTTGGAACCCCAAGCCATTCCTAGGGTTTTTTGACcatcttttttcttcttttttccCGAGTTGTTA
The window above is part of the Rutidosis leptorrhynchoides isolate AG116_Rl617_1_P2 chromosome 1, CSIRO_AGI_Rlap_v1, whole genome shotgun sequence genome. Proteins encoded here:
- the LOC139886347 gene encoding DNA repair protein REV1-like isoform X2, translating into MSAVKNRKLHQQFEAEASTSSHGVFDGVSIFVDGYTVPSSQELRSYMLKHGGRFENYFSRQLVTHIICSNLPSSKLKNFRAFSRGLPVVKPTWVLDSVVANKLLNWEPYQLDQLASETNKQPKLVAFLGLRSNPISADVADMNIHEVNDSAEDMKQQPNQESECFVSHSCNESKVEEPTCNDDCELEVAELNEVMAEMQSKCSPGETSASARSCCSNTPNNTESLSMVPVSSNKGSFDPNFVENYFKNSRLHFIGTWRNRYRKRFPSSSDGFRPSSSVGALSTCQRNTILHIDMDSFFVSVVIRNRPELWDKPVAVCHSDNPRGTSEISSANYPARRHGVRAGIFVRDAKALCPHLVIVPYNFEAYEEVADEFYSILHRHCKRVQAMSCDEAFLDITDIEVDDPEVLASQIRKEISDTTGCTASVGISSNMLLARLATTSAKPDGQCYLPPEKVNDFLYQLPIKELPGIGRALEEKLKGRHVRTCGELRMISKESLQKDFGLKTGDMLWNYCRGVDNRLVGMMQETKSVGADLNWGVRFKDLKDCQAFLLNLCKEVSFRLHGCGLRGRTFTLKVKRRKSDEEPVKYMGCGDCDNLSHSLTVPMATDDVDVLQRITKQIFNQFHIDVREIRGVGLHVTKLENADNIKPGNERSSIRSWLVSSSFREKDNEDTKVEQISDIHESSRKNSTVGATLSNRETSHNSDVPVPVPPLSDLDSDVLESLPADILSEINDLYGGKLKTFMSKKHNKSESSGGGVVGTSSIFPGAGGMQDNVGVMPSSLSQIDASVLEQLPEEIRDDILGGLLVPAHTTNLQTPPPPPQRLNHVQVESEPMDDDDDSSSNHLWIGRPPEWVNKFKFSGSQILRFLSDTYNNSGLEKRGRSTSCDLSWVLLKAVSAPEISIGGTTTAESSSSAHDDTIINFLCDLFKQYIQLKLESDLEEIHTCFRLLRRLSVKSKLFLQVYNTTIGQLQMTVSKKYGASLHI
- the LOC139886347 gene encoding DNA repair protein REV1-like isoform X1 is translated as MSLDCAKSGCNSKRSFISTNTNTNSGGNNSGKKKKKDGQKTLGMAWGSNSRSSFRSSPFNDVGSYMSVKNRKLHQQFEAEASTSSHGVFDGVSIFVDGYTVPSSQELRSYMLKHGGRFENYFSRQLVTHIICSNLPSSKLKNFRAFSRGLPVVKPTWVLDSVVANKLLNWEPYQLDQLASETNKQPKLVAFLGLRSNPISADVADMNIHEVNDSAEDMKQQPNQESECFVSHSCNESKVEEPTCNDDCELEVAELNEVMAEMQSKCSPGETSASARSCCSNTPNNTESLSMVPVSSNKGSFDPNFVENYFKNSRLHFIGTWRNRYRKRFPSSSDGFRPSSSVGALSTCQRNTILHIDMDSFFVSVVIRNRPELWDKPVAVCHSDNPRGTSEISSANYPARRHGVRAGIFVRDAKALCPHLVIVPYNFEAYEEVADEFYSILHRHCKRVQAMSCDEAFLDITDIEVDDPEVLASQIRKEISDTTGCTASVGISSNMLLARLATTSAKPDGQCYLPPEKVNDFLYQLPIKELPGIGRALEEKLKGRHVRTCGELRMISKESLQKDFGLKTGDMLWNYCRGVDNRLVGMMQETKSVGADLNWGVRFKDLKDCQAFLLNLCKEVSFRLHGCGLRGRTFTLKVKRRKSDEEPVKYMGCGDCDNLSHSLTVPMATDDVDVLQRITKQIFNQFHIDVREIRGVGLHVTKLENADNIKPGNERSSIRSWLVSSSFREKDNEDTKVEQISDIHESSRKNSTVGATLSNRETSHNSDVPVPVPPLSDLDSDVLESLPADILSEINDLYGGKLKTFMSKKHNKSESSGGGVVGTSSIFPGAGGMQDNVGVMPSSLSQIDASVLEQLPEEIRDDILGGLLVPAHTTNLQTPPPPPQRLNHVQVESEPMDDDDDSSSNHLWIGRPPEWVNKFKFSGSQILRFLSDTYNNSGLEKRGRSTSCDLSWVLLKAVSAPEISIGGTTTAESSSSAHDDTIINFLCDLFKQYIQLKLESDLEEIHTCFRLLRRLSVKSKLFLQVYNTTIGQLQMTVSKKYGASLHI
- the LOC139886347 gene encoding DNA repair protein REV1-like isoform X3, with protein sequence MVYLMVFLFLLMDIPFLLVRFSLFLELRSYMLKHGGRFENYFSRQLVTHIICSNLPSSKLKNFRAFSRGLPVVKPTWVLDSVVANKLLNWEPYQLDQLASETNKQPKLVAFLGLRSNPISADVADMNIHEVNDSAEDMKQQPNQESECFVSHSCNESKVEEPTCNDDCELEVAELNEVMAEMQSKCSPGETSASARSCCSNTPNNTESLSMVPVSSNKGSFDPNFVENYFKNSRLHFIGTWRNRYRKRFPSSSDGFRPSSSVGALSTCQRNTILHIDMDSFFVSVVIRNRPELWDKPVAVCHSDNPRGTSEISSANYPARRHGVRAGIFVRDAKALCPHLVIVPYNFEAYEEVADEFYSILHRHCKRVQAMSCDEAFLDITDIEVDDPEVLASQIRKEISDTTGCTASVGISSNMLLARLATTSAKPDGQCYLPPEKVNDFLYQLPIKELPGIGRALEEKLKGRHVRTCGELRMISKESLQKDFGLKTGDMLWNYCRGVDNRLVGMMQETKSVGADLNWGVRFKDLKDCQAFLLNLCKEVSFRLHGCGLRGRTFTLKVKRRKSDEEPVKYMGCGDCDNLSHSLTVPMATDDVDVLQRITKQIFNQFHIDVREIRGVGLHVTKLENADNIKPGNERSSIRSWLVSSSFREKDNEDTKVEQISDIHESSRKNSTVGATLSNRETSHNSDVPVPVPPLSDLDSDVLESLPADILSEINDLYGGKLKTFMSKKHNKSESSGGGVVGTSSIFPGAGGMQDNVGVMPSSLSQIDASVLEQLPEEIRDDILGGLLVPAHTTNLQTPPPPPQRLNHVQVESEPMDDDDDSSSNHLWIGRPPEWVNKFKFSGSQILRFLSDTYNNSGLEKRGRSTSCDLSWVLLKAVSAPEISIGGTTTAESSSSAHDDTIINFLCDLFKQYIQLKLESDLEEIHTCFRLLRRLSVKSKLFLQVYNTTIGQLQMTVSKKYGASLHI